In Mycobacterium sp. JS623, one genomic interval encodes:
- a CDS encoding primary-amine oxidase has protein sequence MSTATIETVDQTGSAAPDHPLTPLTADEIRAVRRIVDAHGLLGDSVRFVYTALDEPHKGTVLAFTPGDAIERRARVLLLDRATGFGTDLVVSITGDRVVTQQSIDAGKDGHVPILDQEFEDIEAFLLESSEWLEAMRKRNLNPTDVRAVPLSAGVFGHEDEVGRRVVRVLAFYQYDKADLPWAHPIDGVVAYVDLTARRVTKVIDEFDLAVPAERGEWDAEPHAVPARTDLKPIEITQPDGPSFSVDGNQITWADWTFRFGFDIREGLTLHQIAIGGRPVVYRASIAEMVVPYADPSPVRYWQNYFDQGEYLFGRYTNSLELGCDCLGEIKYFDVTIADEQGEPKLLKNAICLHEEDFGVLWKHTDMFNGMAETRRSRRLVISFFLTIGNYDYGFYWYLYLDGTIQLEAKATGIVFTSAYRGADGFATEMAPGLGAPFHQHLFSARLDMAVDGNVNVVEEVDAVPVPMGPDNPWGNAFRAQKTKLRRESEAQRVADNLKARVWHITNPTKQNRLGQDVGYALYPEGQPVLLADPSSSIAQRAAFATKHLWVTKYDPAERYSAGQYVNQHPGGAGLPAFTAGDRSIDGEDIVVWHTFGLTHFPRPEDWPVMPVDYAGFRLKPQGFFDRNPALNVPAAETAHCCED, from the coding sequence ATGAGCACCGCCACCATCGAGACCGTCGACCAAACCGGCTCTGCTGCACCAGATCACCCGTTGACCCCGTTGACCGCCGACGAGATCCGCGCGGTGCGTCGCATCGTCGACGCACACGGCCTTCTTGGCGACAGCGTGCGGTTCGTCTACACCGCTCTCGACGAACCGCACAAAGGAACCGTGCTGGCCTTTACACCGGGCGACGCGATCGAGCGTCGCGCCCGAGTTCTTCTGCTGGACAGGGCAACCGGTTTCGGCACCGATCTCGTGGTGTCGATCACCGGCGACCGCGTCGTGACACAACAGTCGATCGACGCCGGAAAGGACGGTCACGTCCCGATCCTCGACCAGGAATTCGAGGACATCGAGGCGTTCCTGCTCGAGAGCTCCGAATGGCTCGAAGCCATGCGCAAGCGCAACCTGAATCCGACCGATGTGCGCGCTGTTCCGCTGTCGGCAGGCGTGTTCGGGCACGAGGACGAAGTAGGCCGCCGTGTGGTGCGTGTGCTGGCGTTCTACCAGTACGACAAGGCTGACCTGCCGTGGGCGCATCCCATCGACGGGGTGGTCGCCTACGTCGACCTCACCGCCCGCCGGGTGACGAAGGTGATCGACGAGTTCGACCTCGCGGTGCCCGCCGAACGAGGGGAGTGGGACGCCGAACCGCATGCGGTGCCAGCGCGCACCGACCTGAAGCCGATCGAGATCACCCAGCCCGACGGCCCGAGCTTCTCGGTCGACGGCAACCAGATCACTTGGGCGGATTGGACATTCAGGTTCGGTTTCGACATCCGCGAGGGCCTGACGCTGCATCAGATCGCGATCGGCGGTCGGCCGGTGGTCTACCGGGCGTCGATCGCCGAGATGGTGGTGCCCTACGCCGACCCGTCGCCGGTACGCTACTGGCAGAACTACTTCGACCAGGGCGAGTACTTGTTCGGCCGCTACACGAACTCGCTCGAGTTGGGGTGCGATTGCCTCGGCGAGATCAAATACTTCGACGTCACCATAGCCGACGAGCAGGGCGAGCCGAAGCTGCTCAAGAATGCGATCTGTCTGCACGAGGAGGACTTCGGCGTGCTGTGGAAGCACACCGACATGTTCAACGGCATGGCCGAGACCCGTCGCTCCCGGCGCCTCGTGATCTCGTTCTTCTTGACCATCGGCAACTACGACTACGGGTTCTACTGGTATCTGTACCTCGACGGCACGATCCAGCTCGAGGCGAAGGCGACCGGGATCGTGTTCACGTCGGCATACCGCGGAGCCGATGGGTTCGCCACCGAAATGGCACCCGGCCTTGGCGCACCCTTCCACCAGCATCTGTTCTCGGCGCGGCTGGATATGGCGGTCGATGGGAACGTCAATGTGGTCGAGGAGGTCGACGCCGTGCCCGTGCCGATGGGCCCGGACAACCCGTGGGGCAACGCATTCCGCGCGCAAAAGACGAAACTCCGGCGTGAGTCAGAGGCGCAGCGGGTGGCCGACAACCTCAAGGCCCGGGTATGGCACATCACCAACCCGACCAAGCAGAACCGGCTGGGGCAGGACGTCGGCTACGCGCTGTATCCCGAGGGCCAACCGGTGTTGCTCGCCGACCCGTCCAGTTCGATCGCCCAGCGTGCAGCGTTTGCCACCAAGCACCTCTGGGTCACGAAATACGATCCGGCCGAACGCTATTCGGCAGGGCAGTATGTCAACCAGCATCCGGGCGGCGCCGGCCTGCCCGCGTTCACCGCGGGTGATCGCAGCATCGACGGCGAGGACATCGTGGTGTGGCACACCTTCGGGCTGACGCACTTCCCCCGCCCGGAGGACTGGCCCGTGATGCCCGTCGACTACGCGGGCTTCAGGCTCAAGCCGCAGGGATTCTTCGACCGCAACCCGGCGCTGAACGTTCCCGCTGCTGAGACGGCCCACTGCTGCGAAGATTGA
- a CDS encoding APC family permease, with the protein MTTDALASGPQVRDREPHRLAGRLGPAAIVFMVVAAAAPLTVVAGTFPIGIAAGNGAAYPASYLVCTVILILFAVGFTAMARHVPGAGAFYTYVGHGLGRHMGLGAAFLALLSYTAVQGGVYGYIGAAINELVTSHGGPSVPWYVYGLAMMAVVATLGYRHIELSGKVLGVLLICEVGIVMVINLAVIGHGGDNGISTAAFDPGKFFTGAPGIALIFALAGYIGFEATAVFRDEARDPARTIPRATYLALLLIGGFYALSSWALVSAWGDDGAVKMATDNPEGMLTETATRYVGSVAGDLVQIFLITSLFAALLSFHNVLARYVFSLGNTAALPSRCGRSHVRHASPHVASAVQTVSALVLVVASALAGLDPVTQVFAWFVGISSVGIIALMTLTSVAVVVYFRRSRVDTRTWHTLVAPGLGLLGLAALLVLTAANLPLLVGGSSTTAAVIGVLLVGTFAGGAVLAALRPRAGRPSIEKEYTR; encoded by the coding sequence ATGACAACCGATGCCCTCGCGTCCGGACCTCAGGTCCGCGACCGCGAACCCCACCGTCTCGCAGGCCGGCTCGGCCCAGCCGCGATCGTCTTCATGGTCGTAGCGGCCGCCGCACCGCTGACCGTCGTCGCAGGCACGTTCCCCATCGGGATCGCCGCGGGCAACGGCGCCGCTTATCCGGCGTCCTATCTGGTGTGCACCGTGATCCTGATCCTGTTCGCGGTCGGTTTCACCGCGATGGCCAGACACGTGCCTGGCGCAGGCGCCTTCTACACCTACGTCGGCCATGGTCTGGGTAGGCACATGGGGCTCGGCGCCGCGTTCCTCGCGCTGCTGTCCTACACCGCGGTGCAGGGCGGGGTCTACGGCTACATCGGCGCGGCGATCAATGAGCTCGTCACGTCGCACGGCGGCCCGTCGGTGCCGTGGTACGTATACGGGCTGGCGATGATGGCTGTCGTTGCGACACTGGGCTATCGGCACATCGAGCTGTCCGGCAAGGTGCTCGGTGTTCTGCTGATTTGTGAGGTCGGCATCGTGATGGTGATCAACCTCGCGGTGATCGGCCATGGCGGCGACAACGGGATCTCCACCGCCGCTTTCGATCCCGGCAAGTTCTTCACGGGTGCACCCGGCATCGCATTGATCTTCGCGCTGGCGGGTTACATCGGCTTCGAGGCCACCGCCGTCTTCCGCGACGAGGCACGCGACCCGGCGCGGACGATCCCGCGTGCGACGTATCTCGCGCTCCTCCTGATCGGCGGCTTCTATGCGCTGTCGAGTTGGGCGCTGGTCAGTGCGTGGGGAGATGACGGTGCAGTCAAGATGGCCACCGACAACCCCGAGGGCATGTTGACCGAGACCGCCACCCGCTACGTCGGATCGGTCGCCGGAGACCTGGTCCAGATCTTCTTGATCACGAGCCTCTTCGCTGCGCTGTTGTCATTCCACAATGTGCTTGCGCGCTATGTCTTTTCGCTCGGCAACACCGCCGCCCTGCCGTCGAGGTGCGGACGTAGCCACGTCAGGCACGCCTCACCACACGTTGCCTCGGCAGTGCAGACCGTCTCGGCGCTCGTCCTTGTGGTCGCGTCAGCGTTGGCCGGCCTGGATCCCGTCACGCAGGTGTTCGCCTGGTTCGTCGGGATCTCCTCGGTCGGCATCATCGCGCTGATGACACTGACCTCCGTCGCGGTCGTCGTGTACTTCCGCCGCAGCAGGGTCGACACCAGAACATGGCACACGCTCGTCGCGCCCGGCCTCGGATTGCTGGGTCTCGCGGCGCTACTCGTGCTGACCGCTGCCAATCTGCCGCTGCTCGTCGGCGGCTCGAGCACCACGGCCGCCGTGATCGGCGTGCTGTTGGTCGGCACGTTTGCAGGCGGCGCCGTACTGGCGGCGCTGCGTCCCCGCGCCGGCCGTCCTTCAATCGAAAAGGAGTACACCCGATGA